The Catenulispora sp. EB89 genome includes the window GCGACTGGGACACGCTGGAGCAGCTGTTCACCGACACGGTCTACAACGACCGGACCTCACTGACCGGTGGCGAGCCCGTAAGCGTCAGCGCCGCCGAGTTCGTCGACGGATGGCGCCAGACCCTTCAGAATCTCAACGCGGTCCACCACCTGATCACCTCACACGTGATCAACCTCGACGGCGACACGGCAACCTGCGGAGCCAACATGCAGGGCACCCACGTGTTCGCCAACGCCTCAGGAGGACCCGTCTGGACTGTCGGCGGCCGCCATGACTACCAGCTCAAGCGCACCCCCGACGGCTGGC containing:
- a CDS encoding nuclear transport factor 2 family protein — its product is MTTSTSAATTEVGDRLAILDLIGRLALLLDARDWDTLEQLFTDTVYNDRTSLTGGEPVSVSAAEFVDGWRQTLQNLNAVHHLITSHVINLDGDTATCGANMQGTHVFANASGGPVWTVGGRHDYQLKRTPDGWRIAGLTFTIQWATGNENVIAHAMAAGKS